A region of Halalkaliarchaeum desulfuricum DNA encodes the following proteins:
- the arcC gene encoding carbamate kinase → MSEDGEFKPISESPQFELDVEAPEFWGTPREKPLCMIALGGNAIDPADSEGTFEEQMSAVGRTAEGIVDVMQAGYKVVLTHGNGPQVGSLLLQQEQGEPPAQPLEVCGAMTQGQIGYMLTQQMYQALERKWKHVPVASIVTQTIIDPEDPALEEPTKPIGPFVDAERAEEMRAEGMQVKKVRDTGNRDYRRVVPSPEPKGIVEEVPVKRLIDQRDLVICGGGGGVPVTRGRGEISGHDAVIDKDRLTQVIGHRLDADYLLVLTDVDGVYVDFGTEDERRLDTVDADELREYYDDGQFPEGSMGPKVEAALRFVEGESRRDRTAIITSLDKAVAALEDGEGTHVVEPT, encoded by the coding sequence ATGAGCGAGGACGGCGAATTCAAGCCCATCTCCGAGTCGCCGCAGTTCGAGTTGGACGTCGAGGCGCCGGAGTTCTGGGGGACGCCACGGGAAAAACCACTGTGTATGATCGCGCTGGGCGGCAACGCGATCGACCCCGCCGACTCCGAGGGGACGTTCGAAGAGCAGATGAGCGCTGTCGGGCGAACCGCAGAGGGCATCGTCGACGTGATGCAGGCAGGTTACAAGGTCGTACTCACCCACGGTAACGGCCCCCAGGTCGGCTCCCTGCTGCTCCAGCAGGAACAGGGCGAACCCCCCGCCCAGCCGCTGGAAGTGTGCGGGGCGATGACCCAGGGGCAGATCGGGTACATGCTCACCCAGCAGATGTACCAGGCCCTCGAGCGGAAGTGGAAACACGTCCCCGTCGCGAGCATCGTCACTCAGACGATCATCGATCCCGAGGATCCGGCACTGGAGGAGCCGACGAAACCGATCGGCCCGTTCGTCGACGCCGAACGCGCCGAAGAGATGCGGGCCGAGGGGATGCAGGTCAAGAAGGTCCGCGACACGGGCAATCGCGACTACCGTCGCGTGGTTCCCTCCCCCGAACCGAAGGGAATCGTCGAGGAGGTTCCAGTCAAGCGACTGATCGACCAACGTGACCTCGTGATCTGTGGCGGCGGTGGCGGCGTTCCGGTCACACGCGGCCGTGGCGAGATCTCCGGCCACGACGCCGTCATCGACAAGGACCGACTGACACAGGTGATCGGCCACAGGCTCGACGCGGACTACCTCCTGGTTCTCACCGATGTCGACGGCGTGTACGTCGACTTCGGGACCGAAGACGAGCGACGGCTCGATACCGTCGACGCGGACGAACTCCGCGAGTACTACGATGACGGCCAGTTCCCCGAGGGGAGTATGGGTCCGAAGGTCGAGGCGGCCCTCCGGTTCGTCGAAGGCGAGTCGCGCCGCGACCGGACGGCGATCATCACGTCCCTCGACAAAGCGGTCG